The Tubulanus polymorphus chromosome 4, tnTubPoly1.2, whole genome shotgun sequence genomic interval AACACCGCCACTAGAATTAGATTTTAGTGCGATGCTGAAACCAAGGGATAGTTCTCGGAATTAGCACGACTGTAAGACCGATTAATTTTTGCAGATACCTAAACGTTTTCATCAAACGTGGAACACAGAGAACATACCGGGAACGCAGGCGAAGTACATTGTGTCATGGATGAAATATCACCCTGATTGGGAGTATTGGTTTTGGACAGCTGACCAAATTGACGAGTTTGTCAACAGACGATACCCGAAATATATCGAAATGTTCCGTCGTTATCCGCAATATATGCAACGCGCAGATTCGATGCGGTATTTTGTATTGTACGAGTTCGGAGGTGTGTATGCCGATCTGGACGTGTCAGCTTTGCGATCGTGGGAAGATCGGTTGACTAGTTCTCATACTCTACTCATTCCTGAAGATCACGAAGTACATACTGTAGTAGCACACGGTCTCGAATCTATAACGCTGAGCGCTATCATCATGTCCACACCGGGGCATCGGTTCTTCGCGTATGTCATCAAAAGTCTTCCCGCGTTcgataagataactaaatctGACGATCTATTGGGTAAGGCGGGTCCATTTATGGTCACCAAagctttagaaaaatataaaaccctATTGAGCAATACTTCCACTACTGTGTCCGTTTGCGACTCGGTTTTTGTTCCATCTCACAATAGATTTAATCCGGACTTCGATCCCGCTGttaattttcgaaaaaagtGCTTCGGTCAAGAAAAATATTCGAAACCGCCAACGCGAAAGCAAAAGATTTGCGCTTACTTAAAAgcccaaaatttcaaaaatagacCCGTCCCCAAGTCAGCATATACAAATCATGCATTCGTTCATTCATACATGTATAGCTTTAAAGATCGTACACGAATAAACATCAAAACAATTATAGGTGACAAGTTCGTGAACGTAACGGAGAAATACATGGAATTGGACGGTCCGAATCCGGATTTTTAAGTTAGCGGTCGTTATTACTTACAGCGTTTCACAAAAACATTCACAATTGGTATGATTATGCAGAAATGGAGTTATACGTATTATTAATTGTTTTTGTTCCTTGTAGCGTTTGTAAGGAAATGTGAATAAAATACGAATAGATTCAATTCTTCAGAACATAGACTTTTACAGAAAATCAATGTcgtccatccatccatccatccatccatccatcgaTTATGCGGCGCTGGCCCCCTCAGTTCAGAGCGTCTGGTAGGCGTTTACAACTAGATAAAAATAAGTCATTTCTGAAGGGAAAGTAATTTAGcaaaacattattttgtaaGTGTGCGTAATTCGCCACATTACTTGTTTGCTATCTGAAAAATTGGTCGAATcgagtattttcatcatctatTACGAgagaaattatattgttcagAGCAAATGGTCATAATTATGAAATTACTGCATTGAGTGGGAGGTAATTTTGTCGTCTGTTGTTTTCGAGCGCATACTGTATTTTATCGTCTGCTGTCGAGGTGTGTGAAACAACTGTCTCAATGGCGATGTTACGGGTGTTCATATTGTTTCTGTTGATCAGCTGTTTAGTCTTATCGGTTGAAGGTTAGTGACGACGTTGAAACTGATTGTCTTACAGTCGCGTATTTGGTCGACTCGATTACTGGGATGATGTATTTTGCAGGGCGGAAGAAGAAAAGACGATGCACGTTATCAACTACAGCCAGTCGAAAGAAATGCACGTCAGCCAGTGGGGTATATCAATTTTTGCAGTATGCATCAATACTCTAACTGCATAAGATGATTCTATAGTAGCTTGTATAGTCTGAGACACCGAAAACTTCGGGACTTAAATTCCAAAATTAAACATACATAGATGATTTGTTTATGTCAGCCATTATGTTGATATTTGAATAGTAGACATGAAGTTTGGTCTTTACAATTGAATTTACGGTTATGTGTCTTACatttcaggatccagttccacagttctgtgttaaaaggagtttattttcaaaactctGGAGTCAAATCTGAACTAAATGGAACTGGATCTGCATTTTGAATGCATTTCTGTTCTATGAAGCAGTTGCTTTCGAATTAAGCTGCCATTTTACATCGATAATACATGATCATAATGAAACAAAAAAGgcgatatatacatacataaaacCAAACAGCAAATTGTAGTTAATTGAAGTTATATAGGtcgattatgatttttatcaaCAAACGTAAGACCTAAATGTTCTACAAATATGGCGACGATTTGCATAATGGAGTTATAATgatagtgatgatgatgatgatgatgatgatgatcatgatgatgatgatgacgataatGTAAGCTTGCTAATTACAGAGACTGTGCAACGGCCAAGGCGGCTGTTTATGCGGGAAATGCAGATGTAAGTGGGGGTATTCGGGACCAACATGTGAACTCTGCCCGGCAGCAAGACGTGATGTGAGTATAGCTATTTCTGGCGAAGGAGCGAATAAAATCGTATCCACATATGACGTGACATATATACCGCAGCTGAAAGTCGTCGTCCGTAAACGACCGACCGTTTGAATGTTTTAGATTGAGCCATTCTTAGATATTACTCGTACAAACCACAGAAAAACAACCACACAAAAATTACTAATGAAAGTATAATTTATAAAAATGATCCCCTGATCTCACGTCCAGAATCAATCTTATGACCAGTTGAGTGCGACATTCGTCTAACGACAGTTTCGGTGTAATTTCAATATGTTTTACATTCGGCCTTCGTAAAACTTTCATTTGCAGTCGTGTCCTAGTACATGTGATAACTTGAAAAGTTGTGTAGAATGTCGTGTTTGGCAGACTGGGCCTTACAACCGGCAGTCATGTCGTAGAGTGTGTTATCATCTGAGATTGAGTATCGTTGACGAGTTACCAGGTGAGCGGCAATCAGTTCGTTACATTCTAATTATCTTTCGGTCATTTCAATATGTCtgaaatatgatttatttccCTTGTTGTAAATCCACGTATATCCaatttgaatttcagtttACCACCATGCTGCATCAACGCATGTGTGTCAATTCAAAGATAAGCACAACTGCGCTTACTCGTTTGCGTATGAAGTGTACGCGTCGAAAAATGTGATCGTCAAACGTGTTACTGGTGAGTAAATGTCAAGAGGAGCTTCTTCGCTGGCATCTCTGAAAAACCTTATTTCTCAAAGATTACTATTAGTAAAACTTGGCTCGAAAAACATACATGATGTATTGATCGATTTGGCTAATATTGAGGTTAATGAACAACAAAGGCCCATAAGAATGACCAGAAATCACTGGAATCGACCGGATATGCTTTTTTCCAATATGGTCAATAACCATATTGGATGAAAACAATATCCGGTCCATTCCAGTGATTTCAGACTAGGAGGATTTGGAAATCAGCAATTCGCTTTACTCAATTGAATACGGGCAATAGCGCAGTTCCTATTGAACCATTGGCACGGCCCAGTCATTATGCCCGCCAGTAGAAATCCCACAGGGAAGATATCCCCTCGTGAAAATTCCTCCTTTTGATTCATCGATGCCAGGGTTTCGGTTAAAGATCATGCAATCAGTAAAGGAGATTTTCTTAAATCTttaaatagggattgaccctgttattaaaatggttggtagatttcgttagATTTTTTGACTCGGtctcccttacaaacccaccacacctaccgggagcgaaacagggggtttagGAGATTTGTTGGTTGGTGAATTCGGTGCTACGAACAGTCtcaataaatttgttttcaatctGCGCTGATCCCATACGTAACGCACTGATATCGTTGATTTGGTTCGACGTGATCGGATGCCGTTATCGTTTGAGCTTTTTGAGAGAAATGGATGATGAATCATGGTCAGAAAGATATTGTAATCACCGAGAATGCgaatatatgtacataaaGAAGTAAACACGAACTGCGCGCTTCGGCTACCGTTTCATGACTGCGGCATGCCTTTAACGCGTATTACTAATACACATTTCGGGTACGACGTAGTAATGCATTGACGTCATTGCTTTTTCACGATTTACCCCAGGAATTTAGAACAGAGACGATTTCCTTTCATTAAGACCCTCGGGCgctgtttctattttctatccAAAGCATAGTATTTGTACACTTTCGGTAGACGCTTTACCGAAAATGTTCGAATTTAGTATTTGTGTTTTGTCGCTTATTCTTAATGAATAGACACTttgaagtatatatatatcacgtGCGGGAATTTCCAGGGATTGGTTTGGGAGGAGTCCACCTTgtctttcttttatttttcagtgaatgaatttgtaaatttttttcagaatgtcCGAACTAATATGCATGAAAATAGCAGTCACGTCGAATATTCGAAATGCGGATTGGCGTATTATACGTGATGAATAATAAAGGAAATAAAAAgtgaaaagcatattgaattACTGAAGTATGACTTAATTTTGTGTGTTCGAATTCATGAATTGTCTAATATCTAATAAACATATTTTACTCATGGTCTCTTTCTGTCCAAATAAAGAAAGTATTTCCTTGCACACCGGCATTCTCACTGTgagttttcttttcaaatcgtTCTAAATTCGTTCCAGCGGTATCAAGTTTCAATTCTTATTCATCTGACGCGTAAAGAACGAATAGAATCCTTTCCTCTGATTTCGATATTTCTAAATCAGAAATTACTAGAAAGCTGATTCTTAAGTAGAAAAAATactctttttattttatatttcagtgtacattgtaaatattgaaacgtttttttttcaaatagttcatgtaaaaaactatttttgacTATTTTGACAAAAACATTGTATgagtaaaaataaattctgtgtaaaaataaataatcacAATTAATACAGTTTTATGGCAGTCGTTTAAGTTTCTAAATGTAAACAATATATTATATACGCATATATGGAACTAACTTTTAACTTACTTTGCTTAATCCTACTTCTCATAATAAGTGACCTTAAATGCCCTAAAATTCTTTATGAGTTACATTTGATtggaaaaattattttgagtaTCTAGGATGTGCCGGTATACATCCTACAGTAGCGAATTTAGTTTCCATTTTGTAGACGATTACATTCTTATCAGCGATGTGTGATATCTTATTCCATACAGGAATCGGGAAGCGAACCTCCTCGCAATTACAACCCAAACCGCCACATCTTTCGGAGCAGTCCTTACAGCGTTGTTCCACTATTTTAGCCGGGTATCGCGAGCTGTTGTAACGAGTGCGTAACGGATACGATTCGCAAAACGATTTCCAGCCCGGATTGAAGGAACACATCGGATCTGATCGGCTACGTGTTTGGTATAGGCGAGCTCTGTGTGACCGATGATGTGCCGAGTGTCTCGGCGCCAGTCCGTAGAAAAATGGCGATGTTGCCGTCGTCGGGACACTTTCAATCGGTCCCTTGCATCCATCCTGAAGCGCCACCGAGCACAGAACAGTCGTGAAGAAATTTGCGAAGTTCTAAAAGGAATCgtagaacaatatttaaaggaatgaggagagaatcccacaatgataataaaaagtccgaaaatgaaacttcgagatagtagtttattcaacgtttcgactatatcctaatagtcatcttcaggaataatgagatactacagaaattatgagatatatatacaatccagtaCTGTACAAtactggattgtatatatctctcctcatcgcgtcaacacggatattgtgttctacCTATCGTGATTTAAAGGAATCATAGGACACAATATTCTATAGAATCATAGAACACAAATTGTTAGGTTATATTAGATACTAAAGGTAATGGCAGgttagaataaatgaattgttaTGAGACCCGAACCAGTTCCgcaatttttgttttcattcactCTACAGTTGAAATATTACCTCAAATTCACCGATTACTGTTGGAACTGATTCGTGTTCGACGCAGAACAAAATttaaacattatcattatatatcattagTATTTACCATTTCCTATGGTCGTCTATTAAAAGTCGTCTGATGAAAATTACAGAAAGTGTGATTATAGTCTGCAGTGTTCTGAAGCCAATTATtactaagttaaaattctcgGGTGTTTTTATACGCTACGAGGCTTCATTGATAGCAATTATGTGTTAAAAATAGacattaacaaatatagatatttGACTCACAGACCCCTACAGTATATAATATACCTACATGACGCGTGGTCACCTAAAAAACCCCAACCTGAAAACTGTAAACATTAAAATCCTTCAGTTGTTAAGACCTTTAGTTAAGAAATACGTACTCCTCTGATGTTCTGTGTGACGTCATCATCATAGATGACGTCATGAAATTTCATGGTCCGATCCAAACGGACTGATTTAACACTGTAAAAAAACCCGCGGACATGATCACAACTCGAAACCCACTCTTCCACTCCCGTCTGATGTCACCAAGAACTCGTATAAATCAGCGCGGGGACATTCCTCGCATTGTGGAGTAATAACAACCGGTTTTTTTCTGTCATTTCATCTCTACATTCCAAAAACAAGTCATGATCCGTATTATAATCATGGCCGCTACCGTCAACACTTTCGAATTGTTTATTGACTATTGTAAATCTTTAACGTTATATTTCCACCAGACGCGTGCGCGTCGAAATAGCCAATCTCAGGATGTCTAGGTTGCGTTTTCAAAGACGGGaataaaattgaagaaatagtCCAAATTATTCCATTTCGTTTAAGACGACTGTGATTGAGTTATCGACCCAGCATAAcgtagggggggggggaataAAAATGTCTACCGTGTGGAAAATCTGGTCTGACATAAAAAGTATGCTGTAAGCAAATACCGGTAGATTTCGTGTTAAGCTCGGCCCGTATAAGATTCTTCGATGTAATATGTTGATTAGAGCGTCTCTTCATCAATCATTGTTTCACGGATAGGACACGAGAATGAAAGCTAATAGCATTCAGGGACGTCTGACCACGCGTCCGTGTTAGTTCGCTGCTTCTATCGGAATATGTAACAGCCGTCTCCATGTGTCAATAATATTGTTTCTATAGAAATCCATTTTAACTACATTACAGTCGATATGATAATTAAAACTTGACAATCAattataaataaatgttatataaAATGAAGGTGTCAGGACCATCCATACTCTGATGACGCACCGGTCCGGCAAACTTCGGGTTTCGTCGTTAATTGACTAGCAGTCCTAAAGTGTGATTTAGAGGCAGTGGGGGAtgaatatcactttttattCGTC includes:
- the LOC141904479 gene encoding uncharacterized protein LOC141904479, translated to MFRKADHQTIKVPVVYKDEVAIVIEQLNLPDRSGCKKIPKRFHQTWNTENIPGTQAKYIVSWMKYHPDWEYWFWTADQIDEFVNRRYPKYIEMFRRYPQYMQRADSMRYFVLYEFGGVYADLDVSALRSWEDRLTSSHTLLIPEDHEVHTVVAHGLESITLSAIIMSTPGHRFFAYVIKSLPAFDKITKSDDLLGDKFVNVTEKYMELDGPNPDF
- the LOC141904243 gene encoding integrin beta-1-B-like; translation: MAMLRVFILFLLISCLVLSVEGRKKKRRCTLSTTASRKKCTSASGRLCNGQGGCLCGKCRCKWGYSGPTCELCPAARRDSCPSTCDNLKSCVECRVWQTGPYNRQSCRRVCYHLRLSIVDELPVYHHAASTHVCQFKDKHNCAYSFAYEVYASKNVIVKRVTECPN